In one window of Episyrphus balteatus chromosome 3, idEpiBalt1.1, whole genome shotgun sequence DNA:
- the LOC129914619 gene encoding uncharacterized protein LOC129914619, which yields MMTHANKTQMKLMTEFMEENPDLAKSFSASNINSRETQRMLWERLTLKLNVNGPPTKTKAEWKRIWTTRKYSAKKKLIENKKSIAKTGGGPYTELPLDSNEEAIIQVCGIEAAVAGIGGVSSFGCDEQILETEITDLIGDSTPSEQIPDSAPAPSSVSTKNRQKQTPKEEEGIILARRQVELQEKFVSVQEDIGKSLKEVTVAIKDMKDCVALLCQEKEKERQSANALKKEELQLKRMEIELAKAATDLQMLELRK from the exons ATGAt GACACACgcaaacaaaacacaaatgaAATTGATGACGGAGTTCATGGAGGAGAATCCGGATTTGGCCAAATCCTTTTCTGCTTCTAACATAAATTCGCGGGAAACCCAAAGAATGCTATGGGAAAGGCTCACGTTGAAATTAAACGTAAATGGGCCACCCACGAAAACCAAAGCAGAGTGGAAAAGG ATTTGGACAACTAGGAAATAtagcgcaaaaaaaaaacttattgaaaataaaaagtctATTGCGAAGACAGGTGGAGGTCCATATACAGAACTGCCTTTAGATAGCAATGAGGAAGCTATTATACAAGTTTGTGGAATCGAAGCAGCCGTAGCCGGAATCGGTGGGGTTTCAAGCTTCGGCTGTGATGAGCAAA tTTTAGAGACAGAAATAACTGACCTCATTGGGGACTCAACACCATCGGAGCAAATTCCCGATTCCGCTCCCGCCCCCTCCTCGGTGAGCACaaaaaatcgacaaaaacaAACCCCTAAAGAGGAAGAGGGTATTATTCTTGCAAGAAGACAAGTTGAGTTgcaagaaaaatttgtttccgtGCAGGAAGATATTGGCAAATCCCTGAAGGAAGTCACAGTGGCAATCAAAGATATGAAGGACTGTGTTGCACTTTTGTGccaagaaaaagaaaaggaacGGCAATCGGCCAATGCCTTAAAAAAAGAAGAGCTCCAACTAAAAAGGATGGAGATCGAATTAGCAAAGGCGGCCACAGATCTTCAAATGCTAGAGCTCAGAAAATGA
- the LOC129914618 gene encoding putative nuclease HARBI1 has protein sequence MNFFVPVELFLRRENEENENLNYNYNRNVRLLRINLRNKLNILELPNSKFLKNFRVTKETFLSILDLLELPVGVRSTHIPPILQLAATLNFLGGGAYQRQVGADWSAPMGQSTVCEVITSTLRKMETKLCPSKIKFSPTAMEGTKRYFYEKYRIPGVIGCIDGSHIMLLRPSENEHIFFNRKGRHSINAMIICDENTKILAINSKYGGSAHDSFVWRQSAQREKMNTDYCAGSSSTWLLGDSGYPLEPFLLTPYRSAAENSPEAWFNHVHSQARSTVERCIGVMKTRWRCILEERKLRYSPKRSATIVNVCAALHNICCEQRVPLPDEVRRVSSSDSLNNRQPENSSNDGIRIRNRIRDDLWANRTRH, from the exons atgaatttttttgtgccTGTGGAACTGTTTTTACGGagagaaaatgaagaaaatgaaaatttaaattataattataaccGCAACGTCCGACTCTTGAggataaatttaagaaataaactAAATATATTGGAATTACCAAACTCAAA GTTCTTAAAAAACTTTCGAGTTACAAAAGAAACGTTTCTTTCCATTCTTGACCTTCTGGAACTGCCAGTTGGAGTTCGTTCCACCCATATTCCTCCTATTCTCCAATTGGCAGCGACATTAAATTTTCTTGGTGGTGGTGCTTATCAACGGCAAGTTGGTGCAGACTGGTCAGCGCCAATGGGGCAAAGCACTGTGTGTGAAGTGATAACatcaactttaagaaaaatggaaacaaaattgtgtccatcaaaaataaaattttcaccaACAGCAATGGAAGGTACAAAAAGATACTTCTATGAGAAATATCGCATACCaggag TAATCGGGTGCATAGATGGTTCACATATAATGTTACTCCGCCCATCTGAAAATGAGCATATCTTTTTCAACAGAAAGGGGAGGCATAGCATAAATGCTATGATT ATCTGTGACGAAAACACGAAAATTTTAGCTATTAACTCCAAATACGGTGGAAGTGCCCATGACAGCTTTGTCTGGAGGCAGAGTGCTCAGAGGGAAAAGATGAATACCGACTATTGCGCTGGTAGTTCCTCGACATGGCTTCTCG GTGACAGCGGCTATCCACTGGAACCGTTTTTATTAACACCCTACCGAAGTGCAGCCGAAAATTCGCCAGAAGCATGGTTCAACCACGTACACTCTCAGGCTAGGAGCACTGTTGAACGATGTATTGGTGTAATGAAGA CTCGATGGAGGTGCATTTTAGAAGAAAGAAAGTTGAGGTACTCCCCTAAACGATCGGCTACAATTGTTAACGTTTGTGCAGCTTTACACAATATTTGTTGTGAGCAAAGGGTACCACTACCAGACGAAGTAAGAAGAGTTTCTTCATCCGATAGTTTAAACAATCGCCAACCTGAAAATAGCAGCAATGATGGAATACGAATTCGCAACAGAATAAGAGATGATCTTTGGGCTAACCGTACAAGGcattaa